In the genome of Populus trichocarpa isolate Nisqually-1 chromosome 10, P.trichocarpa_v4.1, whole genome shotgun sequence, the window ATAAAGATTTTTCTGGAAACCACTGATAAAGATTATTTTCTATTCTCCCCTTCTATTTCCTGCTCTTTGCAAAGTTTAGTTTTCTTATTGCTTTAATTCAGCCCTTCAGTAATTTTTAGCCTGTAAAACAACAAATGCTCTGAATTCTTCTGAGTACTTTTTCTTTACCAAGcccaacaaaattgaaatcagCCATAATAGCCTCAAATTCTTGCTGATGCAAACACACCCAATGTCCTAGTTTATCTTACAGCTTCTACTGCATCAAGCAGTTGGCATCGGACAAAGGTTATAGCTTATATCCCAACATAAGATGTAAAACCAGAAAGGCATCTCCAGATGGGACACTCGTTCCACTAATGGGATGAGAAATGGaaacctcaattatttttttcatgtatctgATTCTgaataattaaaacattaataattaaacGGCACTTTGGCAAATAAGGTAAAGAAGAAAAGTATCGCCTTTGCATGGAAAAGAAGAAGTATTTACACTGGTCATCCAAATAATCTAAATTGCACTATCTTGTATATACAAAGTTACTGTGAGGTCATCTTAAGAACATTCCTGGTTAAGGGTTTAACCTTTACACACACTTCAATAACATTTGAAAAGATTAGCTAAATACGGGAGAAAAACTGCAACAATATTACAGTACATAACATTCCTTGAATGAAGCTTACTAGCTTTCACATAGAAAGAATTTGACTTTCAACCCCTCACCTGGATTAATAGCAAAAATATGGAAAGAAAATTCACCTGAATGGTATAAACCACCGCATTAATTGTAAAGAAACTTGGCCTGAGTCCATCAGTAGATACCGCACGTGCCTGTTTAAAATATGTCAAGTCATAACAGATTTGAACcaaacataaaattgataaacTGAACTGCCAGTGAAACTCAACCTGGTAGTAAATCTCTGCCCAGAACAGAACCAGAAGCGCATATGTGGTGAAGAATGCCAGACTTGGGAAATCCAGGAGGATATGTTGGAAAATCTTGAGTAACAGAAATTATCAAGTTTACCGATAAGTAACCATTGTAAACCAATTAAGTtataaatgagagagagagagagagagatgtaaAAGTCGAGCACCCCCATACCGGTGGATGGATGCTTTCTACATTCCGGCGAAAAACAAATAGTAGACATCGAACTGCCATatagaagaagacgaagaaacCTCAGTCAACATAACATGATAAAATCACAATGGAAAGCATATTTGTTTGCTTTGAGAATATTGAAATACAAACCCCCATTCACGAGGAAgttgagaaaatgaaaaacctTCTGCGTAGTCCAGCCATATTCCGGAACTCTCAATTGTATCCTTATCAAttgaatctaaaaatacaatcaaacaaattcaaattcccTGCCTCTCCATCCATCAATTTAAAACCCTAGAAATTCCTAAAACTCATCATTCGCGTGTATAGATTAACAAAAGATAGATGACATGGTGCTAATTTAATACAGACATTAACAAAAAGAGAGGAAGGTGTGGCGAATGTACAAAAGCAACGGCGGCGACGAGACCGTAGAGGGCGGCCAGGACATGAAAGATGCGATCTTGCCAGAACGGTGATTCATTAATATCGTGCCACCAGCTCGAGGCCTCtttcaatttgaaagaaatcaCCGTCCCGGCCATTTCTGCTCCGCTGCTGCCTTTATCCATTACTCCACGGAGATATTGATTTATgccgattgtttttttttaaatcaaattgaaaaggagaaggaaataAGCAActcgatttttctttttttttctttgattaattcTTGTTAGGAGCTGAGAATGGAATCTGATCACGTtattttgtttcgttttttcggattatttttgtttttattaagaaGAAGTTTgctataaagaaaattatagtgAAAAACCGccgacaaaaaaagaaaagaaaagagaaaataggtGGGAGAATAGAGGTGATTGATTTTAGGAGGTTTTTTTCTGGAAAATACGCCTTGTACCGCACTGGCTGTCGCCGATGGTATTTGGatgagtttttggatttaagACGCGTCATTCTAAGCTTCGGCTGATTTGGCACTCTTCGCCCGCACCACGTGCCTCCAACTCATATATCTTCTTCTAGGATTAATAATTGCACGCTAAATCTTACGTTTGGTTATCCGCAATTAATaaactcttttgttttttattttaaaagtatttaaaaaaaattatttatttattttaaattaatatatttttttagtgtttataaattattttgatgtgctgatattaaaaataaatttttaaaaataaaaatattattttaatatatttctgaataaaatatattttaaaaagtaacaacAATCATATTCTTAAATACCCGTTACCTAGTATATCAAGTCTAATTGATCCAATTTCTTGCTGGGGCTGGAGccctatgttaaaaaaaattatgactcCGTTGAACTTATGAATTTACTCTTCTTCTaggattaataaataattacacGTTAAATCTTACATTGATTATCCACAATCTTAGTGTCGACCGGGTCTAATTAATCCACTTTCTTGCTGGGGCTGGAGccctatgttaaaaaaaaatacaactaagTTGAACTTATGAATTTACTCTTAACTTGCCCGGGTTATaaccctcccctcccctccatGTCCTCCATTCCCACATCCACCACCCCTGCGAACACATCGCTGCCCAAAACCCTACCACTTTTTCCCCACCGCAACATACCCCCTTGGCCACCGCAAGATCACCTCCTCTCTCTCCCCACCACAACAAGCTTTTCCCTCTCTCGCAATGTTAATTGACCTCTTGATAGACAGTGTCCCAATGATAGGATGCAAAAGGTCGGTTTGTGGAAATCATATATGTGGTTGAGTATTGGGATGCATGTCTCCAACCGGTGATTATAGAGGCAAAACACATCAAATTGACATTGTTGGAAACTGACTTCAAGACCCCCTGGTGGACGTGACAAAGAATCAATTCGTTAAGTATGCTCGAGCATATATAATACACATGTTTCAGGGGCTCATCTTTGCTAGTACTTCATGCAATGTAATACTAGTTTTTTTCCTAACATTGTTCAAGGACTTTTAgagaacgtttgggaacgcggctgcgactgcgttcccaaaaaattttaatttttttttttactaaaatttaatatgatttgtatgttttggatcgttttgatgtgctgatgtcaaaaatgatttttaaaaaataaaaaaacatcattgtcatgcattttggcacgaaaagttatttgaaaaacacccgcaaccacactgccaaacacgctcttagtCCATTTCTAACTATGGCTTGGGGCATGTTTACACATCTATACCGACAGTCATGCAAAACATGTATGAAAATGAGGAGACAAGCAACTAATTATCTACTATTGgagaaatataattattttaaatattttccatcaaataatttactttatttatgataattaattatatttcaagtactaacttaaaactttaaatgtaaattaatatAGCTTTACTTACAAGAGCATCTTTATATCGGATGTTCATAGAGTTGAGGCAATAATATGTTCGAGCTTAACACCTCGAGGCAAATTACATATAGGATTtaagtaataataaattttaataaattttaaataacacattaattttttaataatgtatcTTTTTTATCTAGGTgttaataatatgtattttgtgtATCAATAGATTATATAGATGTTACACACAAAGAACTTGATATTATCAGGGTCGTTTGTATACTAGGAGGGGAATGATTAGTGGTTGGTGCATGCAGGGGTagagtaagaaaataaaattaaggggggtcaaattaaaagaattattctaAAATGGCCAAGATTTCAGTTATTTTACTACTAAAACTATAAACATTGTTAAGGGAggggctaaaaaaaaaacattttcttagaGGGGTCGGGGCCCCTACCTCCGCCACTAGGTGCAGGCCCCACTATATTGCTCTAACATGGTTAGGATGTTTTGCCCTTATTGGGTAATATGATAATTTGGCCTACCTCGAAACATCCTAGATTGTGTTGGTACCGGTGACGAGTTGCATTAAATTAGTTGTTAGAGtaaatgaaaagggaaatgATTGGTAATTCACGCAACTTGCCTAGATCCTTAAAATGCTACGAGAGATCAACTATTTATGAAACAACATCCCATAACTGGTCTAGATACTTGAATGAGATGGTATCTTCTCATAGCACGCTAGTTTATTGCACATACATGGACATATTTTCCAAGGTATGAGATTGTTTATCATGAATGTGGGTATGTAGTTAGGGAGGCAGGTCTATTTTCGAGCGTTTCAAGCTTGTTTATGAGTTAAGGTAATTTTGGTGATAATCCTGTCCACAAGCGTTATAAATGTGTCAACTAGCTagagtgatttttatatttagttaaccTTGATAAATTATAACgtgtgttgattttttaattatgtcgGGGAGAAGAATTGAGgcatatgatgttttttttttggccgaGAGTTTAGAgtctgaaaaaaattattctgacCACTCTTTTAGGTGTGTCACATGCTTTTTGGTGTTTTGGCCatggtttctttgtttttttttttttttcaacatcgGGTGCTGCTTGACTCTTCTACCATGCTGATGCCGCCTGATTCTTGGCTGCTTTTTGGTACCTTTGTActtgtttatttcattttcatttttttttttgtttcttagaaAGAGAGAGGGTTCACATTTCACAAGCTTGAGcatctataaatattatttttattttttgccccTCTTAAGTTCTTAACTACGATACTAGCCTCGACTTCTAGTTCGAATTTtgttactagttttttttaaatgtttcatATTTACATTACTAGctccaattaaaaagaaattttagttCCTGGCTCGACATGGATGCAGTGGGAGTTATTCTAAAGAACGTAATGTTCGTTGGTAAATgtgtaattaatttgtttatacaTCAATTTCTGGACTATTCTTTTTGTCAGCAGATTTTCTAGTACAAGAAAAGGCACAGTGGTTCGTGAAATTGGAAGTCGAGGAAGACTATGATTTTTATTACTGTTTCCTACGTGTAAACCAAATTCTACTCGAGGTCAGAGAGTAGGACTGCAGGAGATAAATTCATTGAATTGTAAGCAACAACATACAGATTGTACGTTTTGTAGAGTATTAAGGAGGAATTAAAATCTGTTTATCCTGTGCTGGAAAAAAGTGGCCGCCGGTATACTTTGCCCCGATCAAatcttttgatcttttgaagACATGATATCGTAATTTGTGAGACCTGAAACCCCCGAGGCCAAGGTTCAGTATCGTCCAAGCATGTGAAGAAGCTTGTGATGATTTTCACTAAATTTCATGCTACggggttaaaataataataataaaatatatattattttaatatatttttaagttaaaaaaatttttaaaaacaatctctattatatttttaatcaggttcaaaaataatattttaaaaaaataattgcggttgctttttaaaatgtttttttacttgaaaagatatcaaaataatttttattttatttttaaatttatttttaatatcatatcaaatcaattaaaaaaaaagttttaagctaattttttttttaaaattcggtTGAAATGTTATTACAAAGAGTATGTGACAGTTGCGAGGATTGAGAAAAGTGTTTAGTAAAATTTACAGGATTACATTAatatacttgaaataattaggtagataacataaaaaaccacCACAGTGGATGTATTTGAGGCTCAAAAGCCCACCGGAGCTCTCCCCTCAAGCAGGGCCTATTACGATAGTCTTGGCCACATGCAGCCCCAGTTTAGGAACATGtttgatttggtattttttaagaatttggatttttttatttaaattattttttatatatattttttaaattattttgaagtgatgatattaaaaataatttttataaaataaaataatattattttaatatattttcaaacaaaaaaacactttaaaaaataactattataacACTTCCAAACACCATTTCTGatcaaagataattaaaaatttagacaTGAATATATTAAAGAGAGAGGTGGAAAGTTTGTCGTTCATAGAGACGACAGGTTCCTGTTAGTAACATGCACCTTCAACAAAGCAGCAATGGAACCCCTCAATCAATCATTATTTTCACATTTTGTTGTTTTCTGTGTAATGGCATGTTTTGTATACTATAATGCTTGCTTAA includes:
- the LOC7459074 gene encoding protein TOM THREE HOMOLOG 1, whose product is MDKGSSGAEMAGTVISFKLKEASSWWHDINESPFWQDRIFHVLAALYGLVAAVAFIQLIRIQLRVPEYGWTTQKVFHFLNFLVNGVRCLLFVFRRNVESIHPPIFQHILLDFPSLAFFTTYALLVLFWAEIYYQARAVSTDGLRPSFFTINAVVYTIQIAMWLVLAWKTIPTVAILSKVFFAGVSLFAALGFLLYGGRLFLMLQRFPVESKGRRKKLQEVGYVTTICFSCFLVRCIMMCFNAFDKAADLDVLDHPVLNFIYYLLVEILPSSLVLFILRKLPPKRGITQYHPIR